The Propionibacterium freudenreichii subsp. freudenreichii genome contains a region encoding:
- a CDS encoding IS3-like element ISPfr10 family transposase (programmed frameshift): protein MSNSRKRHTPEQVVRKLGQADRMLADGSDIAAVCRELGISEQTCYRWRNQYGGLKADDAKRLRELEKQNATLKRLLAEAELEKAALKELAGGKLLGPGRRRAAVSHLIRTLQVSERMACRLAGLSRSAYRRPLKGDTVADPDRALRDWLRAWAKKHPRYGYRRAYHDARGEGWAVNHKKIQRLWRAEGLRVPQRRRRKRVGSSTVDAPAAVAPNLVWAVDFQFDADERGCPIKICSIVDEHTRECIGGLVERSITADRLTAHLEELVAVRGAPGVLRSDNGPEFISDAMADWAGTRTGLFYIPPGSPWHNGYVESFNSRLRDECLNINSFYSLLHAQVVIGDWKTEYNHQRRHSSLGYLPPAEYARQCTHQIETDDSQSDRTE, encoded by the exons ATGTCGAACAGCAGGAAGCGTCACACCCCGGAGCAGGTCGTCCGCAAGCTCGGGCAGGCCGACAGGATGCTCGCCGACGGCAGCGACATCGCCGCGGTGTGTCGGGAGCTTGGGATATCCGAGCAGACGTGTTACCGGTGGCGTAACCAGTACGGCGGACTGAAGGCCGACGACGCGAAGCGCCTCAGGGAGCTGGAGAAGCAGAACGCCACGCTCAAGCGGTTGCTGGCCGAAGCGGAGCTGGAGAAGGCTGCGCTCAAGGAGCTGGCCG GAGGGAAACTTCTAGGCCCGGGCAGGCGCCGCGCCGCCGTCTCGCACCTGATCAGGACACTGCAGGTGAGCGAGCGGATGGCGTGCCGTCTGGCCGGGCTGAGCAGGTCCGCGTACCGTCGCCCGCTCAAGGGCGACACGGTCGCCGACCCTGATCGCGCGTTGCGAGACTGGCTGCGCGCGTGGGCGAAGAAGCATCCCCGCTACGGGTACCGGCGGGCGTATCACGACGCCCGGGGTGAGGGCTGGGCGGTCAACCACAAGAAGATCCAACGCCTCTGGCGAGCCGAAGGCCTCCGCGTCCCGCAGCGGCGACGCCGCAAGCGTGTCGGATCCTCGACCGTCGACGCCCCGGCGGCGGTCGCACCGAACCTCGTATGGGCGGTGGACTTCCAGTTCGACGCCGACGAGCGGGGCTGCCCGATCAAGATCTGCTCCATCGTCGACGAGCACACCCGCGAATGCATCGGCGGGCTCGTGGAGCGGTCGATCACCGCCGACCGGCTCACCGCCCACCTCGAAGAGCTCGTCGCCGTCCGCGGTGCACCGGGTGTGCTCCGCAGCGACAACGGGCCCGAGTTCATCAGCGACGCGATGGCCGACTGGGCGGGTACCCGCACCGGCCTGTTCTACATTCCGCCCGGCTCGCCCTGGCACAACGGATACGTCGAATCGTTCAACAGCCGCCTCCGCGACGAGTGCCTCAACATCAACAGCTTCTACTCACTGCTGCACGCTCAGGTCGTGATCGGCGACTGGAAGACCGAGTACAACCATCAGCGTCGGCACTCATCGCTCGGCTACCTACCCCCGGCCGAGTACGCTCGGCAGTGCACCCATCAAATCGAAACCGACGACTCACAGAGCGACCGGACCGAATGA
- a CDS encoding S-layer homology domain-containing protein has translation MKGAAHKGIQTKCAVNLSGKDDVTRDVSQLLTDAGFSADTTAFPATTVQGLPAKAVDGEGWLAFTGEPGTKEWSQLKAAPASVTASVLGLVYGDNTGSGPAKGPAVDLSTWKTAAPVVVAGSLDKSVPRGSTAVGLDFSVTAQSSATSTDQPTKVEYKLDNGDEEGTWTAVPKAGVWDGTSAWTYKWSQANAASGIDTATYRVTNADGLVTTSKPTEQAVVAGPVAIAQQPTDVTAAPGGNAVFTVKTTGTGVDGAAVAYQWQSQDKVTGEWADVTGATKSSYTVRQVTEDQDGTLYRVVVTGADSQGKEASLYSSSAKLTVAEVPVATATFVDVPKGNEFFKEIEWLAGEGISTGWVLPDGTKEYRPLDSIHRDAMAAFMYRLAGSPAYTPPATSPFSDVATSNQFYKEISWLASTGITTGYGDGTFRPLDNVNRDAMAAFMYRFKGNPAYTAPATSPFNDVATSQQFYKEMAWLSDEGISTGWEDGTYRPVTPVARDAMAAFIYRLQGN, from the coding sequence ATGAAGGGGGCGGCCCACAAGGGCATCCAGACCAAGTGCGCAGTGAACCTGTCCGGTAAGGATGACGTCACTCGCGATGTCAGCCAGCTGTTGACGGATGCGGGTTTCTCGGCCGACACAACGGCCTTCCCGGCCACGACGGTCCAGGGCCTGCCCGCCAAGGCAGTGGACGGCGAGGGCTGGTTGGCCTTCACCGGTGAGCCCGGTACCAAGGAGTGGAGCCAGCTGAAGGCTGCACCTGCTTCGGTGACTGCCTCCGTGCTCGGCCTGGTCTATGGCGACAACACCGGTAGCGGGCCGGCCAAGGGACCTGCCGTTGACCTGTCGACGTGGAAGACCGCCGCCCCTGTGGTGGTCGCCGGATCCCTGGACAAGAGCGTCCCCAGGGGTTCGACCGCCGTTGGCCTCGACTTCTCCGTGACGGCTCAGTCGAGTGCAACGTCGACTGACCAGCCGACCAAGGTTGAGTACAAGCTCGACAATGGCGACGAAGAGGGCACTTGGACCGCAGTGCCGAAGGCTGGCGTGTGGGACGGAACCAGTGCTTGGACCTACAAGTGGAGCCAGGCGAATGCCGCTTCGGGCATCGACACGGCGACCTACCGCGTCACCAATGCCGACGGCCTGGTGACCACCAGCAAGCCCACCGAGCAGGCCGTTGTTGCTGGCCCGGTGGCGATTGCCCAGCAGCCTACTGATGTGACGGCTGCCCCCGGCGGCAATGCCGTGTTCACCGTGAAGACCACGGGAACCGGTGTGGATGGCGCCGCGGTTGCTTACCAGTGGCAGTCCCAGGACAAGGTGACCGGCGAGTGGGCCGACGTCACCGGTGCCACGAAGTCGAGCTACACCGTGCGTCAGGTGACCGAGGACCAGGACGGCACGCTCTACCGCGTGGTCGTCACCGGTGCCGATTCCCAGGGCAAGGAAGCCTCCTTGTACTCCAGCTCGGCGAAGTTGACTGTTGCTGAGGTGCCGGTTGCGACCGCGACCTTCGTGGACGTCCCCAAGGGCAACGAGTTCTTCAAGGAGATCGAGTGGCTCGCCGGCGAGGGTATTTCGACTGGTTGGGTGCTGCCTGATGGCACCAAGGAGTACCGTCCGCTGGATTCGATCCACCGTGATGCGATGGCAGCGTTCATGTACCGTCTGGCCGGTAGCCCGGCCTACACGCCACCTGCTACCTCGCCGTTCTCCGATGTGGCGACCTCCAACCAGTTCTACAAGGAGATCTCCTGGCTGGCCTCGACCGGTATCACCACCGGTTACGGTGACGGAACCTTCCGTCCCCTGGACAACGTGAACCGCGATGCCATGGCTGCCTTCATGTACCGCTTCAAGGGCAACCCGGCCTACACCGCTCCGGCGACCTCGCCGTTCAACGATGTGGCCACCAGCCAGCAGTTCTACAAGGAAATGGCCTGGCTGTCCGATGAGGGCATCTCCACTGGTTGGGAAGACGGCACCTACCGTCCCGTGACCCCGGTCGCGCGCGACGCCATGGCTGCCTTCATCTACCGCCTGCAGGGCAACTGA
- a CDS encoding DNA repair helicase XPB, whose protein sequence is MTHDGPLIVQSDRTLLLEVDHPQADECRAAIAPFAELERAPEHVHTYRLTPLGLWNARAAGHDAEQVVHALLSYSRYPVPSGLLMDIAETMERYGILRIDKDPAHGLVLTSTDAAVMTQVRRSAKTKGLLGEAVDDATVLIHPSERGHLKQVLLKLGWPAEDVAGYVDGEAHQIDLDLDDWQLRPYQELAAESFWEGGSGVVVLPCGSGKTIVGAAAMAKAHATTLILVTNTVAARQWRDELLARTTLTPDEIGEYSGAKKQIRPVTIATYQVITTKRDGVHPHLELFSARDWGLVIYDEVHLLPAPVFRMTADLQARRRLGLTATLVREDGHEADVFSLIGPKRYDAAWKQMEEQGWIAPADCVEVRVDLSEDEKMAYAMSEPTERHRFASTAASKMPVISSLVKAYRGTPTLVIGQYVDQLEEVARELDCPIITGSTPNRQREKIFADFRSGDLDLLVVSKVANFSVDLPVAQVAIEISGTFGSRQEEAQRLGRLLRPKQRLSGHDADGDNTAHFYSVVARDTVDADFAQHRQRFLAEQGYSYRIIDGAEVGTDAAR, encoded by the coding sequence ATGACTCACGACGGACCCCTGATTGTCCAATCCGACCGCACCCTCCTGCTCGAGGTCGACCACCCGCAGGCCGACGAATGCCGCGCGGCGATCGCGCCCTTCGCCGAGCTCGAGCGCGCCCCCGAACACGTCCACACCTACCGGCTCACGCCCCTGGGCCTGTGGAATGCCCGTGCTGCCGGCCACGATGCCGAGCAGGTGGTGCACGCCCTGCTGAGCTATTCGCGTTACCCGGTGCCCTCCGGGCTGTTGATGGACATTGCCGAGACGATGGAACGCTACGGCATCCTGCGCATCGACAAGGACCCGGCCCATGGCCTGGTGCTCACCTCCACCGACGCCGCCGTGATGACCCAGGTGCGACGCAGCGCCAAGACCAAGGGACTGCTCGGCGAGGCGGTCGATGACGCCACCGTGCTCATCCATCCCTCCGAGCGGGGGCACCTCAAGCAGGTGCTGCTGAAGCTGGGCTGGCCGGCCGAGGACGTGGCCGGCTATGTCGATGGCGAGGCGCACCAGATCGACCTTGACCTGGACGACTGGCAGTTGCGGCCCTATCAGGAATTGGCGGCCGAGTCGTTCTGGGAGGGCGGCTCGGGCGTCGTCGTGCTGCCGTGCGGCTCGGGCAAGACGATCGTCGGTGCGGCGGCGATGGCGAAGGCCCATGCCACCACGCTGATCCTGGTGACCAACACGGTGGCGGCCCGCCAGTGGCGCGACGAGTTGTTGGCCCGCACCACGCTGACCCCCGATGAGATCGGCGAATACTCGGGCGCCAAGAAGCAGATCCGTCCGGTGACGATCGCCACCTATCAGGTGATCACCACCAAGCGCGATGGCGTACACCCCCACCTGGAGCTGTTCAGCGCCCGTGACTGGGGCCTGGTGATCTATGACGAGGTGCACCTGTTGCCGGCACCGGTGTTCCGGATGACCGCGGACCTGCAGGCTCGACGCCGCCTCGGCCTCACCGCAACGCTGGTGCGCGAAGACGGCCACGAGGCCGATGTGTTCAGCCTGATCGGACCCAAGCGCTATGACGCCGCCTGGAAGCAGATGGAGGAGCAGGGCTGGATCGCGCCGGCGGACTGCGTCGAGGTGCGCGTGGACCTCAGCGAGGACGAGAAGATGGCCTATGCAATGTCCGAACCGACCGAGCGGCATCGCTTCGCGTCCACCGCGGCGTCGAAGATGCCGGTGATCTCGTCGCTGGTCAAGGCATATCGGGGAACTCCCACGCTGGTGATCGGCCAATATGTCGATCAGCTGGAGGAAGTGGCCCGTGAACTCGACTGCCCCATCATCACCGGATCGACGCCGAATCGGCAGCGCGAGAAGATCTTCGCTGATTTCCGTTCGGGAGACCTCGACCTCCTGGTGGTGAGCAAGGTCGCCAATTTCTCGGTGGACCTTCCCGTGGCACAGGTGGCCATTGAGATCTCCGGGACATTCGGGTCGCGCCAGGAAGAGGCACAGCGCCTCGGCCGCCTGTTGCGCCCCAAGCAGCGACTGAGCGGCCATGACGCCGATGGCGATAATACGGCGCATTTCTATTCGGTTGTGGCCCGCGACACGGTGGACGCCGATTTCGCCCAGCACCGGCAGCGGTTCCTGGCCGAGCAGGGCTATTCGTACCGCATCATCGATGGCGCCGAGGTGGGCACCGACGCCGCCCGCTGA
- a CDS encoding S-layer homology domain-containing protein → MGQGALQVLYRAGFNPSSTGGTDAPTSINGFPHGAQTGYTWLHYTGIAGANWTQSDISNSTHAPVEGWSYVKTGEQKAPGIGPTFSDVTPPAVTDVTVADVKAGSTSTTASFKTDDPQSRGIWKLDDNGAWFDLPFISGPDNLRTWTIKDLTPGVHTLYIRIWDLANNNTNTWESHDGTQFKVFGAPTITQQPFSPTTSVGQDASFTAKATGYPDPTYQWQRMDGQGHWVNVDGGDQATLTVTNATMAMDQGKYRVQATNDYGTADSDVVTLYVWAHPQSQYFVDVPGDNMYYTQINWMGTSGYATGWQVAGGHEYRPLESIHRDAFAAFMYRLAGSPDYTAPTTSPFSDMAPSDEYYKEICWLQSKGIATGYDDGTFRPLDDVNRDAMAAFLYRFNASPDFTAPTTSPFRDVTTGQQFYKEMAWLSDKGISTGWPDGTYRPVTPVARDAMAAFIYRMKN, encoded by the coding sequence ATGGGTCAGGGCGCGCTGCAGGTGCTCTACCGTGCCGGGTTCAATCCGTCATCCACCGGGGGCACTGACGCGCCCACGAGCATCAACGGGTTCCCCCACGGCGCGCAGACCGGATACACATGGCTGCACTACACCGGCATCGCCGGGGCCAACTGGACGCAGTCAGACATCAGCAACTCCACCCATGCCCCGGTGGAGGGCTGGTCATATGTGAAGACCGGCGAGCAGAAGGCGCCGGGCATCGGGCCCACCTTCTCCGACGTCACCCCACCGGCCGTCACCGATGTCACGGTGGCCGATGTCAAGGCGGGCTCCACCAGCACCACTGCGAGCTTCAAGACCGACGACCCACAATCGCGCGGCATCTGGAAGCTCGACGACAACGGTGCCTGGTTCGACCTGCCCTTCATCAGCGGACCGGACAATCTGCGCACCTGGACGATCAAGGACCTGACGCCCGGCGTCCACACGCTCTACATCCGCATCTGGGACCTGGCCAACAACAACACCAACACCTGGGAGAGCCACGATGGCACCCAGTTCAAGGTGTTCGGTGCCCCGACGATCACCCAGCAGCCCTTCTCACCGACCACCTCGGTGGGCCAGGACGCCAGCTTCACCGCCAAGGCGACCGGCTACCCCGATCCCACCTACCAGTGGCAGCGTATGGATGGCCAGGGCCACTGGGTCAATGTTGATGGTGGAGACCAGGCGACCCTGACCGTCACCAACGCCACGATGGCGATGGACCAGGGCAAGTACCGGGTGCAGGCGACCAATGACTATGGCACCGCTGATTCCGACGTGGTGACGCTGTACGTGTGGGCACATCCCCAGAGTCAGTACTTCGTCGACGTTCCCGGCGACAACATGTACTACACGCAGATCAACTGGATGGGCACCTCCGGCTATGCCACCGGCTGGCAGGTCGCCGGGGGACACGAATACCGTCCCCTGGAATCGATCCACCGCGACGCCTTCGCCGCGTTCATGTACCGGCTGGCGGGCAGCCCCGACTACACGGCACCCACCACGTCACCGTTCAGCGACATGGCGCCCAGCGATGAGTACTACAAGGAGATCTGCTGGCTCCAGTCGAAGGGGATCGCCACCGGCTATGACGATGGCACCTTCCGTCCGCTCGACGACGTGAATCGCGACGCGATGGCCGCCTTCCTCTACCGGTTCAACGCCAGCCCCGACTTCACGGCGCCCACGACCTCGCCGTTCCGTGACGTGACCACGGGCCAGCAGTTCTACAAGGAGATGGCCTGGCTGTCTGACAAGGGGATCTCCACCGGCTGGCCCGACGGCACCTACCGTCCGGTCACCCCGGTGGCACGCGACGCGATGGCCGCGTTCATCTACCGCATGAAGAACTGA
- a CDS encoding NUDIX hydrolase — protein sequence MALEDEHPRSFVTVPAEQRPIRHRTASRVLVIADDKVLLEEDSDPGKPGVVWWVTPGGGVGPGETYEQAAVRELQEETGLVITEKDLEGPIGDRTVRHGYSDQVLIQHEQFYIVRTEPFRTSSSGYTEEEKITLQATRWFTREELATVTVWPKQLVQLWKYRPGIYFDMGVVEESTVPLTDAQRSQ from the coding sequence ATGGCATTGGAAGACGAGCATCCCCGCAGCTTCGTGACCGTTCCTGCGGAGCAGCGACCCATTCGGCACCGCACCGCCAGTCGCGTCCTGGTGATTGCCGACGACAAGGTCCTCCTCGAGGAGGACAGCGATCCCGGTAAGCCGGGTGTCGTCTGGTGGGTCACCCCGGGTGGTGGCGTCGGGCCCGGCGAGACCTATGAACAGGCGGCCGTGCGCGAACTCCAGGAGGAGACGGGCCTTGTGATCACCGAGAAGGACCTCGAGGGGCCCATTGGTGATCGCACCGTGCGCCATGGTTACTCGGATCAGGTCCTGATCCAGCACGAGCAGTTCTATATCGTGCGGACCGAGCCCTTCCGGACAAGCTCCAGTGGCTACACGGAGGAGGAGAAGATCACCCTCCAGGCCACGCGGTGGTTCACGCGAGAGGAACTGGCGACGGTCACGGTGTGGCCGAAGCAGCTCGTGCAGCTGTGGAAGTACCGGCCGGGCATCTACTTTGACATGGGCGTTGTCGAGGAGTCGACCGTTCCCCTCACCGACGCGCAGCGGTCCCAGTAG
- a CDS encoding cold-shock protein, which produces MPSGRVRFFDPDKGFGFITKDEGDGEVYFRANVLPDGVTSVKRGQRVEFGIVDGRRGEQALSVELIDPPPSLSKATRRKPEDLAAMMEDLIKMLDGLSNGYRRRRYPSSGQASKIAAMLRGVADELEK; this is translated from the coding sequence ATGCCAAGCGGCAGGGTGCGTTTCTTCGACCCCGATAAGGGTTTCGGATTCATCACCAAGGACGAGGGCGATGGAGAGGTCTATTTCCGCGCCAATGTGCTGCCCGACGGGGTGACCTCCGTCAAGCGGGGTCAGCGGGTTGAGTTCGGCATCGTCGATGGCCGGCGCGGTGAGCAGGCGCTGTCGGTTGAGCTGATCGATCCGCCGCCGTCGCTGTCAAAGGCCACCCGTCGCAAGCCGGAGGACCTGGCGGCGATGATGGAGGATTTGATCAAGATGCTCGACGGGTTGTCGAACGGCTACCGTCGTCGCCGGTACCCCAGCTCGGGTCAGGCCTCAAAGATCGCCGCCATGCTGCGCGGCGTCGCCGATGAATTGGAGAAGTGA
- a CDS encoding S-layer homology domain-containing protein encodes MTDKNKGQETSKTAILTVAEAAELITAQPKSVTVQEGSPASFTVTAAGDNLTYQWQAKGNDGTWQDVAGATKATLSVSQATKELNGSQYQVVVKSGDKSETSSVVTLTVTDKAVTQFFADVPLNNQFFTEINWMGTSGYSTGWVQADGSRLYMPLDGIHRDAFAAFMYRISGDTGYQAPAVSPFRDITPSTMYYKEMCWLSSKGIATGWPDGTYRPLDNVNRDAMAAFMYRYNGSPAYQAPGSSPFSDVVTSQLFYKEMAWMQSQGLSTGWPDGTYRPVTAIARDAMAAFLYRMENPTK; translated from the coding sequence GTGACCGACAAGAACAAGGGTCAGGAGACCTCGAAGACTGCGATTCTGACCGTCGCCGAGGCGGCAGAGCTGATCACTGCACAGCCGAAGTCGGTGACGGTGCAGGAGGGCTCACCTGCCAGCTTCACCGTGACCGCTGCGGGTGACAACCTCACCTACCAGTGGCAGGCCAAGGGCAACGACGGCACGTGGCAGGATGTTGCCGGTGCCACGAAGGCCACCCTGTCTGTGAGCCAGGCCACCAAGGAACTGAACGGTTCCCAGTACCAGGTGGTCGTGAAGAGCGGCGACAAGTCCGAGACATCCTCGGTGGTCACGCTCACAGTGACCGACAAGGCCGTGACGCAGTTCTTTGCGGATGTGCCGTTGAACAACCAGTTCTTCACTGAGATCAATTGGATGGGGACGTCTGGTTATTCGACTGGTTGGGTGCAGGCTGATGGTTCGCGTTTGTACATGCCGTTGGATGGTATCCATCGTGATGCGTTTGCGGCGTTCATGTACCGGATCTCGGGTGATACCGGCTATCAGGCTCCTGCGGTGTCGCCGTTCCGGGATATCACTCCTTCGACGATGTATTACAAGGAGATGTGCTGGTTGAGTTCGAAGGGCATTGCGACGGGTTGGCCTGATGGCACCTATCGTCCGTTGGACAATGTGAATCGTGATGCGATGGCTGCGTTCATGTACCGGTACAACGGGAGTCCGGCCTATCAGGCTCCCGGTTCTTCGCCGTTCTCTGATGTGGTGACGAGTCAGTTGTTCTACAAGGAGATGGCCTGGATGCAGTCGCAGGGTCTGTCGACGGGTTGGCCTGATGGCACCTATCGTCCGGTGACCGCGATTGCGCGTGATGCGATGGCCGCGTTCTTGTATCGCATGGAGAACCCCACGAAGTAA
- a CDS encoding helicase-associated domain-containing protein: MSASSRSLADAIRAFDAQQLAVLLRARPDLTQPRPLDLSELIERLSARASTLRALDRLDAWHLLVAQAVAAWEGGGDPVDDKQLAAAMGLPDDVAAVDRALDGLRQLGLAWGSPVHLTQAARAAFGEHPGGLAAVSPTPLAPATIDEALRAVGEAGRAVLDRLVWGPPTGTVQRADRAVTRESAESTMDLLLAWGLLRPIGPDQVLLPREVALRLRGGRLVRQPVPTQVPAWQAPTSATGASLPASLVDRAAIGSAQELTSHVVAVLDDIAARTPRALATGGVPKREMGTFTRLVDDARLAEFVIGITRGAGLFTTRGGLLMPTTGLDDFLDLDAFARWLLVRDAWRSLTWWPADLDAAGRAPAEEMTGSSASSRAASQRAAGQRPTGQPESGAHGDAPTHPGLPTSAALREAAWDELVAATRGTAVVADSLAERLSWRHPAWLGVDWPGVARQLVREAEWLGLMAFGRTTGLLDATRSTPDPGFTAYGDRFVLQSDLTAVAPAPLDHDTAALIGVMANRESHGAAATYRFTPASLERALDAGWSVQDISEWLTTHNESGADAGLPAPLTSLLDDVARQHGKVRVMTLGAVVQLDDPATEASLLADPRAEDLGLIALAPGVLGAAAEPAELVAFLRQRGLAPVAQSSQGVQITTPPSRRAPAPARPVAPPPVDADALAAALLRRESTGLSPEQIVQALTRAYRDDLWVGVDWADDNGATHSHTMRVLSMGSGVVNLVRRAAGRLSLPVTRIIAVDIPASADAPSDAGKAPSDT; the protein is encoded by the coding sequence GTGAGCGCCTCGTCGCGTTCGCTTGCCGACGCGATCAGGGCCTTCGACGCCCAACAGTTGGCTGTCCTGTTGCGTGCCCGGCCCGATCTGACGCAGCCCCGCCCGCTCGACCTGTCCGAGTTGATCGAACGCCTTTCGGCCCGCGCGTCCACCCTGCGGGCCCTTGACCGCCTCGACGCCTGGCACTTGCTGGTGGCGCAGGCGGTTGCCGCCTGGGAGGGTGGCGGCGATCCGGTGGACGACAAGCAGCTGGCCGCAGCAATGGGCCTGCCGGACGATGTCGCCGCCGTGGACCGGGCCCTTGATGGGCTGCGACAACTGGGTCTGGCGTGGGGCAGCCCCGTGCACCTGACCCAGGCCGCGCGCGCGGCCTTCGGCGAGCACCCGGGCGGGCTCGCGGCGGTATCCCCCACCCCGCTTGCTCCGGCCACGATCGACGAGGCCCTCCGGGCGGTCGGCGAGGCGGGGCGCGCCGTGCTCGATCGGCTGGTCTGGGGGCCGCCGACGGGCACCGTGCAGCGCGCCGACCGGGCCGTCACTCGGGAATCGGCCGAATCCACCATGGATCTCCTCCTGGCGTGGGGGCTGTTGCGTCCGATCGGCCCCGATCAGGTGTTGCTGCCCCGTGAGGTGGCGCTGCGGCTGCGCGGCGGCCGGCTGGTGCGCCAACCCGTGCCCACGCAGGTGCCCGCCTGGCAGGCCCCCACCTCGGCCACCGGGGCTTCCCTGCCGGCAAGCCTGGTCGACCGGGCCGCCATCGGCTCGGCCCAGGAGCTCACCAGCCACGTGGTGGCGGTGCTCGACGACATTGCCGCCCGCACCCCACGGGCGCTGGCCACCGGCGGCGTACCGAAGCGCGAGATGGGCACCTTCACCCGCTTGGTCGACGATGCCCGGTTGGCCGAGTTCGTCATCGGAATCACGCGCGGCGCGGGACTGTTCACCACCCGCGGCGGCCTGCTGATGCCCACGACCGGCCTGGACGACTTCCTCGACCTCGACGCCTTCGCACGGTGGCTGCTGGTGCGTGACGCCTGGCGCTCCCTGACATGGTGGCCCGCGGACCTCGACGCCGCCGGGCGCGCACCGGCAGAGGAGATGACGGGCTCGTCGGCCAGCTCCCGGGCCGCCAGTCAACGGGCTGCCGGCCAGCGGCCCACCGGCCAGCCGGAGTCGGGGGCCCATGGCGACGCACCCACCCATCCGGGCCTGCCCACCTCGGCGGCATTGCGTGAGGCAGCGTGGGACGAGCTCGTCGCCGCCACCCGCGGTACTGCCGTTGTCGCCGACTCGCTGGCCGAGAGATTGTCGTGGCGCCATCCGGCGTGGTTGGGAGTCGATTGGCCCGGCGTCGCCCGCCAACTGGTCCGCGAGGCCGAATGGCTGGGCCTGATGGCCTTCGGTCGCACCACCGGCCTGCTCGATGCCACCCGGAGCACGCCCGATCCGGGCTTCACCGCCTACGGCGACCGCTTCGTGCTGCAATCCGATCTCACGGCGGTGGCCCCTGCGCCGCTCGACCATGACACGGCGGCGCTGATCGGCGTCATGGCCAACCGGGAGTCCCATGGCGCGGCTGCGACCTACCGCTTCACGCCTGCCTCGCTCGAGAGGGCGCTGGACGCCGGGTGGAGCGTACAGGACATCTCCGAATGGCTCACGACCCACAATGAATCGGGTGCCGACGCCGGGCTGCCCGCCCCGCTCACCTCATTGCTCGACGACGTGGCACGCCAACACGGCAAGGTGCGGGTGATGACCCTGGGCGCCGTGGTGCAGTTGGACGATCCCGCCACCGAGGCCTCCCTGCTCGCTGATCCACGGGCCGAGGACCTGGGCCTCATCGCCCTGGCACCGGGCGTGCTCGGCGCTGCCGCCGAACCGGCCGAGCTGGTGGCGTTCCTGCGTCAACGTGGCCTGGCGCCCGTCGCGCAGAGCAGCCAGGGCGTGCAGATCACCACTCCCCCGTCGAGGCGCGCCCCGGCACCGGCCCGTCCGGTCGCCCCACCACCGGTGGACGCCGATGCGCTCGCCGCGGCCCTGCTGCGACGCGAATCCACCGGCCTGTCGCCCGAGCAGATCGTGCAGGCCCTCACCCGGGCCTACCGCGACGACCTGTGGGTGGGGGTCGACTGGGCCGACGACAACGGCGCCACGCATTCCCACACGATGCGCGTCCTGTCCATGGGATCCGGGGTGGTCAACCTGGTGCGCCGCGCCGCCGGACGGCTCAGCCTGCCCGTGACGCGCATCATCGCAGTCGACATTCCGGCGTCCGCCGACGCCCCCTCCGATGCGGGGAAAGCCCCGTCGGACACGTGA